Genomic window (Streptomyces sp. LX-29):
GACGATCCCGCCGGCGAGGCCCCCCACCAGCGCCTTTCTAGCGGCCGGCTTGGCCTCCGGGAGTCGTTGGATGATCAGGCCGCCGACCACACCGGAGACGGCGTAATGGGCGAGGCGGCCGGCTACGGTGCCGGCGAGTGCGACAGGGTGCATGAGAGCTCTCCTTCCGTACGTGCCGGATGGGCCCGACGGATCCCCCTCTCAAGTGTGCGTCCGACCGGCGTGAGGCTGCGAGCCGGCACCGCGGCGGCCCTGGCGCGAGCCCACAAGACGGCAGGCAAGGTAGATCACGAAGGAGATCGTGGTGACGTAGGGGCTGACGGGTACGGTGGCGCCGAGAGCCAGCAGCAGCCCGCCCTCCATCGACACCAGCGCGAAGACGACGCTGAGCAGCGGGAGCAGCACCGGCGACGCCGTGACTCGCGCCGCCGCGGCCGCAGGGGTGACCAGGAGCGAGAGCACCAGCAGTGCGCCGACGGTCTGCACACACAGTGCCACCGCCAGGCCGAGGGCCAGCATGAACGCGGTCGACAGGGCGCGCACGGGCACGCCCCGGGCCGCGGCCACCTCCGGATCGGCGCTGGCGAAGGCAAGCGGCCGCCACATGACCGCCAGCGCGGCGAGCACCACCGCGGACGTGCCGGCGAGCCATGCGGTCTGCGGGGTGGAGACTGCGACGATCTGGCCGGTGAGGAGGCCGAACTTGTTCGCCGTGCGGCCCTTGTAGAGGGACAGGAAGAGCACGCCCAGGCCCAGGCCGAAGGGCATGATGATGCCGATCACCGAGTTGCGGTCGCGGGCCCGGACGCCCAGCACGCCGATGGCCACCGCTGCCAGCAGGGAGCCCGCGATCGACCCGGCGACGATGTTCAGTCCCAGGAACAGCGCCACCGACGCCCCGGCGAAGGACAGCTCGCTGATGCCGTGCACGGCGAACGGCAGATCCCGCATGATCACGAAAACCCCGGCCAGGCCGCCGACCAGGCCGACCAGCACCCCGGCCAGCAAGGAGCCCTGCGCGAGCGCGAGCAGCTCGCCGTAGTGGTCGAAGCCGAAGAGCTGCCGCAGCACATCGCCGTCCTGGTCCCCCTCGGCGACCACCGGGCCGAGCGCGAGAGTTCCGGCGGTGCACCCGGTCATGACACCGTGTTGCCGTTCGAACATTCCCCGTGCCCGGCGGCGCGGTCGTGCACGGTGCTCTCGTCCGGGGCCCCGACGACGATGATCCGGTCCCTCACCCGCACCACGTCGACCCGGGTGCCGTACAGCCGCGAGAGGGCGGCCGAGGTCATCACCTCGTCCGGCGGGCCGACCCGGAATCCGCCGTGCGCCAGGTACAGGACCCGGTCCGCCATGCCCAGCACGGGGTTGATCTCGTGGGTGACGAAGACGACCGCTGTGCCGGCGCAGCGGCGCCACCGGTCCACCAGCGCGGTGACCGACCGCTGGTGGTTCAGATCCAGGGAGAGCAGCGGCTCGTCGCAGAGCAGGATCCGCGGGTCGGCGGCCAGGGCCTGGGCGATGCGGACGCACTGCAGCTCTCCGCCGGAGAGACGGGCGACGGGCGCGTCCGCGTACGGCGTGGCCCCGACCAGCGCCAGCAGCTCCTCGACCCGGCGCCGCGCCGCGGCGGGGGCGCGCGGCGGGCCCCAGCGGTGTCCGTCCAGCCCGAGCCGCACCAAGTCGCGCGCCCGCAGCGCGGTGTGAGCGGGCAGCGACGTGTGCTGCGGTACGTACCCGATGCGTCTGCCGCTCCGGCACGGGCTTCCTCCGAGCACCGACGCGGAGCCCTCGGTGAGCTGCTGTCGGCCCAGGAGGACCCGTAGGAGGCTGGTCTTGCCCGAGCCGTTCGGGCCGAGCACCGCGAGGAATTCCCCGGCCCGGACGTCGAGGTCCAGGCCGCGCCACACCACGCGGTCGCCGTAGGCGAGTGCCGCGCCCCGGAGACTGAACACGGGCGCCGCGGGGGCGGCCGCCTCCACTACGCCCGGCCGACGGGGGAGCGGCTCGGCGGGTCCGGCACGGCTTCTCATGGGCCCAGTGCCTTCCTGAGCGCGTCGACGTTCGCCTTCATCCAGCTGACGTAGTCCTGGCCCTCGGGCAGCGTCTCGGTCACGGACACCACCGGTATCCCGTTGTCTGCTGCGGCCTTCTTGACCCTCTCCGTCTGGGGCCCGGACGTCTGTCGGTTGTAGATCAGCGCCTTCACCCGCTTGTCGTCGAGCAGGTCGAGCATCTGCCGCATGCTGTTCGCGGGGACCTCGGTGCCGTCTTCGACGGCCGCGCCGAATTCCGCGGGTGTGTCGTCGCGCAGCCCGCTCGCCTCGATCAGGTACAGCGGCACCGGCTCGGTGACGGCCACGGCGGTATCCGAGTGGTCCGCCTTGATCCGCGCTTCCTCGGCCAGGAGGGGCGCCAGCCGGTCGTCGAACTCCTCGGCGTTGCGGTGGAAGAAGGCGCCGTGAGCCGGATCTGCCCTGGCCAGCGCGTCGGCGATACGGTCCGCCAGCCGGCTGGCCGTGGGGAGGTCGTACCAGACGTGCTCGTTGAGCTCCCCGCCCTCCGGAGCGGTCTTCCCGGAGACCTGTACGGCGTCGATGACC
Coding sequences:
- a CDS encoding DUF1490 family protein; this translates as MHPVALAGTVAGRLAHYAVSGVVGGLIIQRLPEAKPAARKALVGGLAGGIVASRWLASAAEEARLKAGDMLAEARTNLGEEVPPPSAVGGEDHDHGHEH
- a CDS encoding metal ABC transporter permease codes for the protein MTGCTAGTLALGPVVAEGDQDGDVLRQLFGFDHYGELLALAQGSLLAGVLVGLVGGLAGVFVIMRDLPFAVHGISELSFAGASVALFLGLNIVAGSIAGSLLAAVAIGVLGVRARDRNSVIGIIMPFGLGLGVLFLSLYKGRTANKFGLLTGQIVAVSTPQTAWLAGTSAVVLAALAVMWRPLAFASADPEVAAARGVPVRALSTAFMLALGLAVALCVQTVGALLVLSLLVTPAAAAARVTASPVLLPLLSVVFALVSMEGGLLLALGATVPVSPYVTTISFVIYLACRLVGSRQGRRGAGSQPHAGRTHT
- a CDS encoding ATP-binding cassette domain-containing protein, with protein sequence MRSRAGPAEPLPRRPGVVEAAAPAAPVFSLRGAALAYGDRVVWRGLDLDVRAGEFLAVLGPNGSGKTSLLRVLLGRQQLTEGSASVLGGSPCRSGRRIGYVPQHTSLPAHTALRARDLVRLGLDGHRWGPPRAPAAARRRVEELLALVGATPYADAPVARLSGGELQCVRIAQALAADPRILLCDEPLLSLDLNHQRSVTALVDRWRRCAGTAVVFVTHEINPVLGMADRVLYLAHGGFRVGPPDEVMTSAALSRLYGTRVDVVRVRDRIIVVGAPDESTVHDRAAGHGECSNGNTVS
- a CDS encoding zinc ABC transporter substrate-binding protein, which translates into the protein MRVSSTRAPVLFAALCAALLQGCGGTSDSGTGGERQSTPTASAVRVVASTNVYGDIVRQVGGDRVSVDSIISDPAQDPHSYEASTRNQLALSKARVVIENGGGYDDFIGKMLRTANNASSTEVIDAVQVSGKTAPEGGELNEHVWYDLPTASRLADRIADALARADPAHGAFFHRNAEEFDDRLAPLLAEEARIKADHSDTAVAVTEPVPLYLIEASGLRDDTPAEFGAAVEDGTEVPANSMRQMLDLLDDKRVKALIYNRQTSGPQTERVKKAAADNGIPVVSVTETLPEGQDYVSWMKANVDALRKALGP